ATAATATTTTGGAAGTTGTGACTCCAGTAGTGATTGTCAATGGAAATCTCGTGTCGTTTGTCTGTCCATTTGACTTTGAGAAAATTGTCAGCCGCATCATGACTATGTCATATGAATGACTTTAGGTAGGTGAGCGTAATCCTGTGGTGTTAGGTTAAAACAGTGGACACAGCGAATCGAGAATGGTAAGAATAAGTCGATTCGAGGTGAGCCACGTGACACAAAAGTATGACAACGACTTTAAGCTACATGCTGTTCAACTCGCTTTGGTAGGTCTCAAGGCAGCAAGTGAAATCGCACGCGAACTCGGGATATCCGTGAAGAGTTTGTACGGGTGATCGCGAAATATCGCGAAGATCCTGAAACCCCATTCGTCGGAAGCGGGAACCTGAGACCGGAAACGAAAGCGATGCGCGATCTGGAGCGGGAAAATCGCCAATTGCGAGAGGAGAATGAGATTCTAAAAAAGCCATGCGCATCTTCACTAAGGACCGGAAGTAGTGTATGCCTGGATTCACAAGCACCGCTCCGAATTTCCAGTTCAGAAGATGTGCAAAGTCCTCGGTGTATCTCGGAGCGGCTACTACGCATGGCGCGAACGGCCCGAAAGTCTTCGCTCCAAGCGCAGAAAGCGACGGATTCGTCGCATCCATGAGCTGTTCCTGCAATCTCGTCGACTGTATGGGAAGATCACAGTGCTCCTACGTCGGGACGAGGAACGGATCGCACAAAAGACGGTAGCGCGTCTCATGCGAGACCATGGGCTTCGGAGTCGTAGCGAGAACTGGTGTACCTCGAGAGATTTCGGACGCGAGCTGAGGCGATCCGACGGATCTTCGAGTACACTGTACGCAAGTACAAAGCGACAACCGATTTGAAGCATCGCCATCCCGTGCATGAGAACGTCCTCAATCAACGCTTTGGGGCAGAACGGCCAGGGTAGGTCTTTCTGGCAGATATCACGTACATCCCAACGGATGAAGGATGGGTGTATCTTGCCAGCGTTGAGGATCTGTACAGCCGTAAGATTGTGGGTTGGAGCGCAGGTGCGAGGATGTCCAAAGAGCTCTGCATCCGTGCCCTGGAGCAAGCACACAAACACAGGCAGCAACGCGACGGCGTTGTTCTTCACCATTCGGATCGTGGAAGTCAGTATGCGTCGCAAGCGTATCAGAACCTGCTCAGAGCCTATGGGATGACGGCGAGCAGAGTCGGAAAGGAAATTGTTACGACAATGCTTGTATGGAATCATTCCACAGCGTACTCAATCGAAATCTGGTACAACCGACAACGGATCCACGGTGCAATTGGGTATCAGACGCCCGATGACGTCGAGCGCCAATACTTTGAGGAGCAGTTGAAAGGCGCCGATGCAGATTGCCAAGTGAGTGCTTGACGTGGAGAGGCAGGCATGATAGCCTGGCCAGTCTTCCAAAGGCGAGCGTGGCTCGGCTGCAATCAAATGCGACATCATGCCCGCAGAGGCTCCGTGTCAAGCACGGCCCAATCATTGCATCGGGCAGGAAATCTTGTACATTCTCAGTTTTGATGTGTCCATTGTATTGACTCAATACCAAAAGAAGGGTGGTGAGTCGTGATGGTCACTGTCCGAGTGGCGACGCACAGAGATCTTCCGTCCATCTTAGCCATCTACAATCAGGGTATCGAGGACCGGGTGGCCACCCTAGAACAGGATTTGAAGGATATGGACTACATTACGAACTGGTTTAATGAACACACAAACCGCTATCCAGTTTTTGTGGCGGAATACCAAAACAACATCATTGGCTGGGCAGACTTGCATCCGTACTCCCATCGTTGCGCCTATGGGGGGGTGGCGGAACTTTCGGTTTATGTTCATCGAGGATGGCGCGCCAAAGGTGTCGGGCAAGCCCTCCTTAGTGCGTTGGAGGCTTTCGCGCGGAAGCACGACTTTCACAAGTTGGTTCTTGCCACGTTTCCTTTTAACTCTGCGGGATTGGCGTTATACCGCAAGATGGGCTTTCGTGAGGTGGGCGTATTCATGAACCATGGCAGGTTAGACGGAAAATGGGTTGACGTATTGTGGATGGAAAAGCTACTGGAGCTCAAAGTTGAGTGATGATTCATCCAGCGATGCTCTGTATCATGTTTTGTCATAAGCGACATAAAAGTTATGATATATTCCAATAACGGGACCCACATTTCGCGCCCGTTTTTCGGGCTTGTGTTCATTTTCGGGAATTTCGAGTCCACACGTGGAATTGGATACGTCGTATCTTTGTGCGAGAGGCTTTGCAGTTCCCAGCTTCGACAGTTGGATAGAGCATGTAGACTCATGGATGGATGTGAGATTCTAAAGCGGCGCGGATCGACAGGCGTGCGCCGCGTTTTCTTGGTTTTTACAAGTGTTTTAAACATCCATCATAATCCAATCCTAGCCGCCGCATTTGACCTGAACAAGTTGCTGTCTCGGATATACCTCCGCACCATCATTGGGCTTCTATGAC
This region of Alicyclobacillus acidocaldarius subsp. acidocaldarius DSM 446 genomic DNA includes:
- a CDS encoding arsinothricin resistance N-acetyltransferase ArsN1 family A, which gives rise to MVTVRVATHRDLPSILAIYNQGIEDRVATLEQDLKDMDYITNWFNEHTNRYPVFVAEYQNNIIGWADLHPYSHRCAYGGVAELSVYVHRGWRAKGVGQALLSALEAFARKHDFHKLVLATFPFNSAGLALYRKMGFREVGVFMNHGRLDGKWVDVLWMEKLLELKVE